From Oreochromis niloticus isolate F11D_XX linkage group LG1, O_niloticus_UMD_NMBU, whole genome shotgun sequence, a single genomic window includes:
- the golm2 gene encoding protein CASC4 isoform X2, with product MVGFGANRRGGRLPSFIFIFLMVIIVVLSFNYWTVSNKHGRLLDELVEVQTQVKRTDAARSRLEKRNSELMVQVDTHRKQIDQKDGDYSVLESKLQAKDALIKKCTDEKMKLQDDVTAQMTEIQRLKEQLRELKQEFMKQEEQLREVKKNNTNLERKLEYESLQCGRQIAQLKDEYEEAKKTLEEETLKLRQSAVDGHKNVVGGRHADREPGVETAGERHTVATHRHDRHSDLKEMGKPGSDAGMPGIEDSEVGKIDDVQFGLKKPAITQKHDEAPDVVVGAGAGPGVGGADGPGGQGMLLDQPGLQQDRLDGRAVAIAPPGINKQGDKSIVFEEDNKVGIKADELGEQQRQLRVPSDVRVEGEHLKRIPLPPNPAQVPNPIQPHHAKDQVPAEPVHHRQSRFFDENESPVDPQHGSKLADYNGDDGNVGEYEADKQAELAYNEEEDGDGGEEDVQDDDDRDMQGDRAVDYGKKRHQANDIL from the exons ATGGTTGGGTTTGGCGCAAACCGACGGGGAGGTCGCCTCCCgtccttcatcttcatcttcttgATGGTGATCATCGTCGTACTGTCTTTCAACTACTGGACAGTGTCCAACAAGCACGGCCGCTTGCTGGATGAGCTGGTGGAGGTGCAGACGCAGGTGAAGCGCACGGACGCGGCGCGGAGCCGGCTGGAGAAGCGGAACTCGGAGCTGATGGTGCAGGTGGACACGCACAGGAAACAGATCGACCAGAAGGATGGGGACTACAGCGTCCTGGAGAGCAAGCTCCAGGCCAAGGATGCTCTCATTAAAAAGTGCACAGATGAAAAG ATGAAGCTGCAGGATGATGTCACAGCCCAAATGACAGAAATTCAGAGGCTTAAAG AGCAGCTAAGGGAGCTCAAGCAAGAGTTCATGAAGCAGGAAGAGCAGCTAAGAGAAGTGAAGAAAAATAACACTAACTTGGAAAGAAAACTGGAATATGAGAG TTTACAGTGTGGACGCCAGATTGCACAACTGAAAGACGAGTATGAAGAAGCAAAAAAGACTCTGGAGGAAGAAACACTAAAGCTAAGACAG AGTGCAGTGGATGGTCACAAGAATGTAGTGGGGGGTAGACATGCAGATAGAGAGCCTGGTGTGGAGACGGCTGGAGAGCGCCATACAGTGGCCACTCATCGGCATGACAGACACTCCGATCTGAAAG AGATGGGTAAGCCCGGCAGTGATGCTGGCATGCCTGGTATTGAAGACAGTGAGGTGGGAAAAATCGACGATGTGCAGTTTG GCTTGAAGAAACCAGCCATTACCCAGAAACACGACGAAGCCCCGGATGTGGTCGTGGGAGCTGGTGCTGGACCTGGAGTCGGGGGAGCTGATGGTCCCGGAGGCCAGGGCATGTTGCTGGACCAGCCCGGACTCCAGCAGGACAGACTGGACGGCCGAGCTGTAGCGATTGCACCTCCAGGCATCAACAAACAGGGAGACAAATCAATAGTGTTTGAAGAAGACAACAAAGTGGGTATCAAGGCAGACGAGTTGGGAGAACAGCAAAGGCAACTTCGAG TTCCCAGTGATGTCAGAGTTGAAGGTGAACACTTGAAGAGGATTCCTCTGCCCCCCAACCCTGCCCAGGTGCCCAATCCCATCCAGCCTCACCACGCCAAAGACCAAGTTCCAGCAGAACCGGTACACCACCGTCAAA GCCGATTCTTTGATGAGAACGAGTCCCCAGTAGATCCGCAACACGGCTCTAAGCTGGCGGATTACAATGGGGATGATGGGAACGTGGGTGAGTATGAGGCCGACAAGCAGGCCGAACTGGCCTACAATGAGGAAGAGGATGGTGATGGTGGGGAGGAAGACGTTCAAG
- the golm2 gene encoding protein CASC4 isoform X5, with translation MVGFGANRRGGRLPSFIFIFLMVIIVVLSFNYWTVSNKHGRLLDELVEVQTQVKRTDAARSRLEKRNSELMVQVDTHRKQIDQKDGDYSVLESKLQAKDALIKKCTDEKMKLQDDVTAQMTEIQRLKEQLRELKQEFMKQEEQLREVKKNNTNLERKLEYESLQCGRQIAQLKDEYEEAKKTLEEETLKLRQSAVDGHKNVVGGRHADREPGVETAGERHTVATHRHDRHSDLKEMGKPGSDAGMPGIEDSEVGKIDDVQFGLKKPAITQKHDEAPDVVVGAGAGPGVGGADGPGGQGMLLDQPGLQQDRLDGRAVAIAPPGINKQGDKSIVFEEDNKVGIKADELGEQQRQLRVPSDVRVEGEHLKRIPLPPNPAQVPNPIQPHHAKDQVPAEPVHHRQNDDDRDMQGDRAVDYGKKRHQANDIL, from the exons ATGGTTGGGTTTGGCGCAAACCGACGGGGAGGTCGCCTCCCgtccttcatcttcatcttcttgATGGTGATCATCGTCGTACTGTCTTTCAACTACTGGACAGTGTCCAACAAGCACGGCCGCTTGCTGGATGAGCTGGTGGAGGTGCAGACGCAGGTGAAGCGCACGGACGCGGCGCGGAGCCGGCTGGAGAAGCGGAACTCGGAGCTGATGGTGCAGGTGGACACGCACAGGAAACAGATCGACCAGAAGGATGGGGACTACAGCGTCCTGGAGAGCAAGCTCCAGGCCAAGGATGCTCTCATTAAAAAGTGCACAGATGAAAAG ATGAAGCTGCAGGATGATGTCACAGCCCAAATGACAGAAATTCAGAGGCTTAAAG AGCAGCTAAGGGAGCTCAAGCAAGAGTTCATGAAGCAGGAAGAGCAGCTAAGAGAAGTGAAGAAAAATAACACTAACTTGGAAAGAAAACTGGAATATGAGAG TTTACAGTGTGGACGCCAGATTGCACAACTGAAAGACGAGTATGAAGAAGCAAAAAAGACTCTGGAGGAAGAAACACTAAAGCTAAGACAG AGTGCAGTGGATGGTCACAAGAATGTAGTGGGGGGTAGACATGCAGATAGAGAGCCTGGTGTGGAGACGGCTGGAGAGCGCCATACAGTGGCCACTCATCGGCATGACAGACACTCCGATCTGAAAG AGATGGGTAAGCCCGGCAGTGATGCTGGCATGCCTGGTATTGAAGACAGTGAGGTGGGAAAAATCGACGATGTGCAGTTTG GCTTGAAGAAACCAGCCATTACCCAGAAACACGACGAAGCCCCGGATGTGGTCGTGGGAGCTGGTGCTGGACCTGGAGTCGGGGGAGCTGATGGTCCCGGAGGCCAGGGCATGTTGCTGGACCAGCCCGGACTCCAGCAGGACAGACTGGACGGCCGAGCTGTAGCGATTGCACCTCCAGGCATCAACAAACAGGGAGACAAATCAATAGTGTTTGAAGAAGACAACAAAGTGGGTATCAAGGCAGACGAGTTGGGAGAACAGCAAAGGCAACTTCGAG TTCCCAGTGATGTCAGAGTTGAAGGTGAACACTTGAAGAGGATTCCTCTGCCCCCCAACCCTGCCCAGGTGCCCAATCCCATCCAGCCTCACCACGCCAAAGACCAAGTTCCAGCAGAACCGGTACACCACCGTCAAA
- the golm2 gene encoding protein CASC4 isoform X1: MVGFGANRRGGRLPSFIFIFLMVIIVVLSFNYWTVSNKHGRLLDELVEVQTQVKRTDAARSRLEKRNSELMVQVDTHRKQIDQKDGDYSVLESKLQAKDALIKKCTDEKMKLQDDVTAQMTEIQRLKEQLRELKQEFMKQEEQLREVKKNNTNLERKLEYESLQCGRQIAQLKDEYEEAKKTLEEETLKLRQSAVDGHKNVVGGRHADREPGVETAGERHTVATHRHDRHSDLKEEMGKPGSDAGMPGIEDSEVGKIDDVQFGLKKPAITQKHDEAPDVVVGAGAGPGVGGADGPGGQGMLLDQPGLQQDRLDGRAVAIAPPGINKQGDKSIVFEEDNKVGIKADELGEQQRQLRVPSDVRVEGEHLKRIPLPPNPAQVPNPIQPHHAKDQVPAEPVHHRQSRFFDENESPVDPQHGSKLADYNGDDGNVGEYEADKQAELAYNEEEDGDGGEEDVQDDDDRDMQGDRAVDYGKKRHQANDIL; this comes from the exons ATGGTTGGGTTTGGCGCAAACCGACGGGGAGGTCGCCTCCCgtccttcatcttcatcttcttgATGGTGATCATCGTCGTACTGTCTTTCAACTACTGGACAGTGTCCAACAAGCACGGCCGCTTGCTGGATGAGCTGGTGGAGGTGCAGACGCAGGTGAAGCGCACGGACGCGGCGCGGAGCCGGCTGGAGAAGCGGAACTCGGAGCTGATGGTGCAGGTGGACACGCACAGGAAACAGATCGACCAGAAGGATGGGGACTACAGCGTCCTGGAGAGCAAGCTCCAGGCCAAGGATGCTCTCATTAAAAAGTGCACAGATGAAAAG ATGAAGCTGCAGGATGATGTCACAGCCCAAATGACAGAAATTCAGAGGCTTAAAG AGCAGCTAAGGGAGCTCAAGCAAGAGTTCATGAAGCAGGAAGAGCAGCTAAGAGAAGTGAAGAAAAATAACACTAACTTGGAAAGAAAACTGGAATATGAGAG TTTACAGTGTGGACGCCAGATTGCACAACTGAAAGACGAGTATGAAGAAGCAAAAAAGACTCTGGAGGAAGAAACACTAAAGCTAAGACAG AGTGCAGTGGATGGTCACAAGAATGTAGTGGGGGGTAGACATGCAGATAGAGAGCCTGGTGTGGAGACGGCTGGAGAGCGCCATACAGTGGCCACTCATCGGCATGACAGACACTCCGATCTGAAAG AAGAGATGGGTAAGCCCGGCAGTGATGCTGGCATGCCTGGTATTGAAGACAGTGAGGTGGGAAAAATCGACGATGTGCAGTTTG GCTTGAAGAAACCAGCCATTACCCAGAAACACGACGAAGCCCCGGATGTGGTCGTGGGAGCTGGTGCTGGACCTGGAGTCGGGGGAGCTGATGGTCCCGGAGGCCAGGGCATGTTGCTGGACCAGCCCGGACTCCAGCAGGACAGACTGGACGGCCGAGCTGTAGCGATTGCACCTCCAGGCATCAACAAACAGGGAGACAAATCAATAGTGTTTGAAGAAGACAACAAAGTGGGTATCAAGGCAGACGAGTTGGGAGAACAGCAAAGGCAACTTCGAG TTCCCAGTGATGTCAGAGTTGAAGGTGAACACTTGAAGAGGATTCCTCTGCCCCCCAACCCTGCCCAGGTGCCCAATCCCATCCAGCCTCACCACGCCAAAGACCAAGTTCCAGCAGAACCGGTACACCACCGTCAAA GCCGATTCTTTGATGAGAACGAGTCCCCAGTAGATCCGCAACACGGCTCTAAGCTGGCGGATTACAATGGGGATGATGGGAACGTGGGTGAGTATGAGGCCGACAAGCAGGCCGAACTGGCCTACAATGAGGAAGAGGATGGTGATGGTGGGGAGGAAGACGTTCAAG
- the golm2 gene encoding protein CASC4 isoform X3: MVGFGANRRGGRLPSFIFIFLMVIIVVLSFNYWTVSNKHGRLLDELVEVQTQVKRTDAARSRLEKRNSELMVQVDTHRKQIDQKDGDYSVLESKLQAKDALIKKCTDEKMKLQDDVTAQMTEIQRLKEQLRELKQEFMKQEEQLREVKKNNTNLERKLEYESLQCGRQIAQLKDEYEEAKKTLEEETLKLRQSAVDGHKNVVGGRHADREPGVETAGERHTVATHRHDRHSDLKEEMGKPGSDAGMPGIEDSEVGKIDDVQFGLKKPAITQKHDEAPDVVVGAGAGPGVGGADGPGGQGMLLDQPGLQQDRLDGRAVAIAPPGINKQGDKSIVFEEDNKVGIKADELGEQQRQLRVPSDVRVEGEHLKRIPLPPNPAQVPNPIQPHHAKDQVPAEPVHHRQIFPLPIFLQLPSLPFRPDEALLCLLQADSLMRTSPQ, from the exons ATGGTTGGGTTTGGCGCAAACCGACGGGGAGGTCGCCTCCCgtccttcatcttcatcttcttgATGGTGATCATCGTCGTACTGTCTTTCAACTACTGGACAGTGTCCAACAAGCACGGCCGCTTGCTGGATGAGCTGGTGGAGGTGCAGACGCAGGTGAAGCGCACGGACGCGGCGCGGAGCCGGCTGGAGAAGCGGAACTCGGAGCTGATGGTGCAGGTGGACACGCACAGGAAACAGATCGACCAGAAGGATGGGGACTACAGCGTCCTGGAGAGCAAGCTCCAGGCCAAGGATGCTCTCATTAAAAAGTGCACAGATGAAAAG ATGAAGCTGCAGGATGATGTCACAGCCCAAATGACAGAAATTCAGAGGCTTAAAG AGCAGCTAAGGGAGCTCAAGCAAGAGTTCATGAAGCAGGAAGAGCAGCTAAGAGAAGTGAAGAAAAATAACACTAACTTGGAAAGAAAACTGGAATATGAGAG TTTACAGTGTGGACGCCAGATTGCACAACTGAAAGACGAGTATGAAGAAGCAAAAAAGACTCTGGAGGAAGAAACACTAAAGCTAAGACAG AGTGCAGTGGATGGTCACAAGAATGTAGTGGGGGGTAGACATGCAGATAGAGAGCCTGGTGTGGAGACGGCTGGAGAGCGCCATACAGTGGCCACTCATCGGCATGACAGACACTCCGATCTGAAAG AAGAGATGGGTAAGCCCGGCAGTGATGCTGGCATGCCTGGTATTGAAGACAGTGAGGTGGGAAAAATCGACGATGTGCAGTTTG GCTTGAAGAAACCAGCCATTACCCAGAAACACGACGAAGCCCCGGATGTGGTCGTGGGAGCTGGTGCTGGACCTGGAGTCGGGGGAGCTGATGGTCCCGGAGGCCAGGGCATGTTGCTGGACCAGCCCGGACTCCAGCAGGACAGACTGGACGGCCGAGCTGTAGCGATTGCACCTCCAGGCATCAACAAACAGGGAGACAAATCAATAGTGTTTGAAGAAGACAACAAAGTGGGTATCAAGGCAGACGAGTTGGGAGAACAGCAAAGGCAACTTCGAG TTCCCAGTGATGTCAGAGTTGAAGGTGAACACTTGAAGAGGATTCCTCTGCCCCCCAACCCTGCCCAGGTGCCCAATCCCATCCAGCCTCACCACGCCAAAGACCAAGTTCCAGCAGAACCGGTACACCACCGTCAAA TATTTCCCCTCCCTATCTTCCTACAACTGCCTTCGCTTCCCTTCCGTCCTGATGAGGCCCTTCTCTGCCTCCTGCAGGCCGATTCTTTGATGAGAACGAGTCCCCAGTAG
- the golm2 gene encoding protein CASC4 isoform X4 codes for MVGFGANRRGGRLPSFIFIFLMVIIVVLSFNYWTVSNKHGRLLDELVEVQTQVKRTDAARSRLEKRNSELMVQVDTHRKQIDQKDGDYSVLESKLQAKDALIKKCTDEKMKLQDDVTAQMTEIQRLKEQLRELKQEFMKQEEQLREVKKNNTNLERKLEYESLQCGRQIAQLKDEYEEAKKTLEEETLKLRQSAVDGHKNVVGGRHADREPGVETAGERHTVATHRHDRHSDLKEEMGKPGSDAGMPGIEDSEVGKIDDVQFGLKKPAITQKHDEAPDVVVGAGAGPGVGGADGPGGQGMLLDQPGLQQDRLDGRAVAIAPPGINKQGDKSIVFEEDNKVGIKADELGEQQRQLRVPSDVRVEGEHLKRIPLPPNPAQVPNPIQPHHAKDQVPAEPVHHRQNDDDRDMQGDRAVDYGKKRHQANDIL; via the exons ATGGTTGGGTTTGGCGCAAACCGACGGGGAGGTCGCCTCCCgtccttcatcttcatcttcttgATGGTGATCATCGTCGTACTGTCTTTCAACTACTGGACAGTGTCCAACAAGCACGGCCGCTTGCTGGATGAGCTGGTGGAGGTGCAGACGCAGGTGAAGCGCACGGACGCGGCGCGGAGCCGGCTGGAGAAGCGGAACTCGGAGCTGATGGTGCAGGTGGACACGCACAGGAAACAGATCGACCAGAAGGATGGGGACTACAGCGTCCTGGAGAGCAAGCTCCAGGCCAAGGATGCTCTCATTAAAAAGTGCACAGATGAAAAG ATGAAGCTGCAGGATGATGTCACAGCCCAAATGACAGAAATTCAGAGGCTTAAAG AGCAGCTAAGGGAGCTCAAGCAAGAGTTCATGAAGCAGGAAGAGCAGCTAAGAGAAGTGAAGAAAAATAACACTAACTTGGAAAGAAAACTGGAATATGAGAG TTTACAGTGTGGACGCCAGATTGCACAACTGAAAGACGAGTATGAAGAAGCAAAAAAGACTCTGGAGGAAGAAACACTAAAGCTAAGACAG AGTGCAGTGGATGGTCACAAGAATGTAGTGGGGGGTAGACATGCAGATAGAGAGCCTGGTGTGGAGACGGCTGGAGAGCGCCATACAGTGGCCACTCATCGGCATGACAGACACTCCGATCTGAAAG AAGAGATGGGTAAGCCCGGCAGTGATGCTGGCATGCCTGGTATTGAAGACAGTGAGGTGGGAAAAATCGACGATGTGCAGTTTG GCTTGAAGAAACCAGCCATTACCCAGAAACACGACGAAGCCCCGGATGTGGTCGTGGGAGCTGGTGCTGGACCTGGAGTCGGGGGAGCTGATGGTCCCGGAGGCCAGGGCATGTTGCTGGACCAGCCCGGACTCCAGCAGGACAGACTGGACGGCCGAGCTGTAGCGATTGCACCTCCAGGCATCAACAAACAGGGAGACAAATCAATAGTGTTTGAAGAAGACAACAAAGTGGGTATCAAGGCAGACGAGTTGGGAGAACAGCAAAGGCAACTTCGAG TTCCCAGTGATGTCAGAGTTGAAGGTGAACACTTGAAGAGGATTCCTCTGCCCCCCAACCCTGCCCAGGTGCCCAATCCCATCCAGCCTCACCACGCCAAAGACCAAGTTCCAGCAGAACCGGTACACCACCGTCAAA